DNA sequence from the Ramlibacter agri genome:
GACGCCGGCCTCCACCTGGACCTGACCGAACACCCCTTCGACGCGCGCCTGCGCAAGCCGCTGGAGCAGTGGATTGCCCGCAGCTACCTGGGCCTGGTCCCGCGCGCCGCGCTGCGCGCCGAGATCGAACGCCAGCTCGACGCCTTCGAGCAGGCGCTGGGCCGGGCGCCCGCCCACGTGGACGGCCACCAGCACGTCCACCAGCTGCCCTGGATACGCGGCACGCTGCTGGCGGTGCTGGAGGCGCGCTACCGCGGCGGCAGCCGGCCCTGGCTGCGCAGCACGCGCCGCACGGCGGGCGAGCCGGCCCGCAAGGCCTGGCTGATCGAGACGCTGGGCGGCCGCGCCTGGGCGCGGGCAGCCGCCGACAAGGGCTACAGGGTGAACAGGCATCTGCTGGGGGTGTATGACTTCCGCGGTGGGGCGGACCGCTATCTTGCCCTGTTGGCGGACTGGCTCGCCGCCAGCACCGACGGCGACCTGCTGATGTGCCATCCGGCGCTGGGTACACCGGTGACCGACCCGATCGCGCCGGCGCGGCGCAACGAGTACGAGGTGCTGGCCGGCCCGGAGTTCGCCGAGCTGCTGGCGCGGCTCGGCCTGCGGGTGGTGCCCTTCAGCCGGATGCCGGCCTAAGCCGCGTCCTTGTAGAAGAACTCCCGCTTCACCGTGCGCGTGGGCAGCGGCTGCACCGCCTGCACGATGGCGCCGATGTGCTCCGGCGTCGTGCCGCAGCAGCCGCCGATGATGTTGACCAGCCCCTCGGCGGCGAACTCGCGCAGCAGGCGCGAGGTGTCTTCCGGCGTCTCGTCGAAGCCGGTCTCGCTCATGGGGTTGGGCAGCCCCGCGTTGGGGTAGCAGCTGATGAAGGTCTCGGGGGCGATCCGGTTCAGCTCCTGGATGTAGGGCCGCATCAGCGCGGCACCCAGGGCGCAGTTCAGGCCGATGGCCAGCGGCTGCGCGTGCCGCACGCTGTACCAGAAGGCGCTGACGGTCTGGCCGCTGAGGATGCGGCCGGAGGCATCGGTGACGGTGCCGCTGATGATCACCGGCAGCCGCTCGCCGGTCTCGGCGAACACTTCCTCGATCGCAAACAGCGCCGCCTTGGCGTTGAGCGTGTCGAAGATGGTCTCCACCAGCAGCAGGTCGGCCCCGCCTTCCATCAGGCCTTCGACCTGCTCGTGGTAAGCCGCGCGCAGCTGCTCGAAATCGACGTTGCGCGCGCCGGGGTCGTTGACGTCCGGGCTGATGCTGGCCGTGCGCGGGGTCGGGCCCAGGGCGCCGGCCACGAAGCGCGGCTTGTCGGGCGTGGAGAACTTGTCGGCGGCCTGGCGCGCCAGCTTCGCCGCAGCGACGTTCATCTCGCGCGCCAGGTGGCCCAGGCCGTAGTCGTCCTGGGCGACCGAGTTGGCGCCGAAGGTGTTGGTCTCGATCATGTCGGCGCCGGACGCGAGGTAGCCCTCGTGGATGTCGCGGATCACGTCCGGGCGGGTCAGCACCAGCAGGTCGCTGTTGTTCTTCAGGTCTTTGGGGTGGTCCTTGAGGCGTTCGCCGCGGAAGTCCGCCTCGGTGAGCTTGAAGCGCTGGATCATGGTGCCCATGGCCCCGTCCAGGATGACGATGCGCTTTTCGAGCAGGCCCGGGAGGGCCTGGCCACGGGTATAGATCACAGGTTTCATGGTCGGCCAATTCTAAGAACAAAGCGTTGAGCCCTCAGGCTCACCGACAATTCAGGCTTGTCCATCCCGCTCACCATCCTCAAGGACGTCTTCGGCTACACCGCCTTCCGCGGGGCCCAGGCGCAGATCGTCGACCACGTCGTCGCCGGCGGCGACGCCCTGGTGCTCATGCCCACCGGCGGCGGCAAATCGCTGTGCTACCAGGTGCCGGCCCTGGCGCGGCAGCAGGCCGGCCAGGGTGTCAGCATCGTGGTGTCGCCCCTCATCGCGCTGATGCACGACCAGGTGGGGGCGCTGCACGAGGTGGGCGTGAAGGCCGCCTTCCTCAATTCCACGCTGAGCGGCGAGGAGGCCAACGCGGTCGAAAGGCAGCTGCTGCGCGGCGAACTGACGCTGCTGTACGCCGCGCCCGAACGGGTGGCCACGCCGCGCTTCCTGTCGCTGCTGGACGGCCTGTACCAGAAGCGCCAGCTGGCCCTGTTCGCCATCGACGAGGCGCATTGCGTCAGCCAGTGGGGCCACGATTTCCGGCCGGAGTACCGGGCGCTGGCCGTCTTCCACGAGCGCTATCCCGGCGTGCCGCGCATCGCGCTGACGGCCACGGCGGACGACACCACCCGCGCCGACATCGTGCAGCACCTGCAGCTGGACGAGGCGCAGCAGTTCGTCAGCAGCTTCGACCGCCCCAACATCCGCTACTCCATCGCGGAGAAGAAGGACGCCACCCAGCAGCTGCTGCGCTTCATCGAGCGCGAGCACGCCGGCGAAGCGGGCATCGTCTACTGCCAGTCGCGCAAGCGGGTGGAGGAGATCGCCGAGCTGCTGTGCCGGGAAGGCATGGACGCCTTGCCCTATCACGCGGGCCTCGACTCCGAGGTGCGGCAAAAGCACCAGGACCGCTTCCTGCGCGACGAGGGCGTGGTGATGACGGCCACCATCGCCTTCGGCATGGGCATCGACAAGCCGGACGTGCGCTTCGTCGCCCACCTGGACCTGCCGAAGAACATCGAGGGCTACTACCAGGAAACGGGCCGCGCCGGCCGCGACGGCCTGCCGTCCGACGCCTGGATGGCCTACGGCCTGCAGGACGTCGTCAACCAGCGCCGCATGATCGACGAGAGCCCCGCGGCGGAGGAATTCAAGCAGGTGCTGCGCGGCAAGCTCGATGCATTGCTGGCGCTGGCCGAGGCCACCGATTGCCGGCGGGTCCGCCTGCTGTCCTATTTCGGCGAGGCGTCCGAGCCCTGCGGCAACTGCGACAACTGCCTGAACCCGCCCGACATGTGGGACGGCACGGAAGCGGCGCGCAT
Encoded proteins:
- a CDS encoding ChbG/HpnK family deacetylase, which codes for MRVLERRIAVCVDDYGLDAGVDEAVLRLAVAGRISATSCMTGAPHWQEGAALLREVAPTRFDAGLHLDLTEHPFDARLRKPLEQWIARSYLGLVPRAALRAEIERQLDAFEQALGRAPAHVDGHQHVHQLPWIRGTLLAVLEARYRGGSRPWLRSTRRTAGEPARKAWLIETLGGRAWARAAADKGYRVNRHLLGVYDFRGGADRYLALLADWLAASTDGDLLMCHPALGTPVTDPIAPARRNEYEVLAGPEFAELLARLGLRVVPFSRMPA
- a CDS encoding homocysteine S-methyltransferase family protein produces the protein MKPVIYTRGQALPGLLEKRIVILDGAMGTMIQRFKLTEADFRGERLKDHPKDLKNNSDLLVLTRPDVIRDIHEGYLASGADMIETNTFGANSVAQDDYGLGHLAREMNVAAAKLARQAADKFSTPDKPRFVAGALGPTPRTASISPDVNDPGARNVDFEQLRAAYHEQVEGLMEGGADLLLVETIFDTLNAKAALFAIEEVFAETGERLPVIISGTVTDASGRILSGQTVSAFWYSVRHAQPLAIGLNCALGAALMRPYIQELNRIAPETFISCYPNAGLPNPMSETGFDETPEDTSRLLREFAAEGLVNIIGGCCGTTPEHIGAIVQAVQPLPTRTVKREFFYKDAA
- the recQ gene encoding DNA helicase RecQ, giving the protein MSIPLTILKDVFGYTAFRGAQAQIVDHVVAGGDALVLMPTGGGKSLCYQVPALARQQAGQGVSIVVSPLIALMHDQVGALHEVGVKAAFLNSTLSGEEANAVERQLLRGELTLLYAAPERVATPRFLSLLDGLYQKRQLALFAIDEAHCVSQWGHDFRPEYRALAVFHERYPGVPRIALTATADDTTRADIVQHLQLDEAQQFVSSFDRPNIRYSIAEKKDATQQLLRFIEREHAGEAGIVYCQSRKRVEEIAELLCREGMDALPYHAGLDSEVRQKHQDRFLRDEGVVMTATIAFGMGIDKPDVRFVAHLDLPKNIEGYYQETGRAGRDGLPSDAWMAYGLQDVVNQRRMIDESPAAEEFKQVLRGKLDALLALAEATDCRRVRLLSYFGEASEPCGNCDNCLNPPDMWDGTEAARMLLSTVYRVQQASGISFGAGHVMDILRGKETEKVTQRGHQKLSTFGIGAAFSEQQLRGVLRQLIATGTLAVDASAFNTLHLTAESRSVLKGERQVLLRESINQPASRSRSRGGKTPAAVAVAAGLSGPGQQRFTALKTWRAEVAKAHNLPAYIIFPDATLAAIAALNPGSLDDLMEVSGIGAKKLDSYGTQVLDVLQALA